In Candidatus Eremiobacterota bacterium, one DNA window encodes the following:
- a CDS encoding ATP-binding protein produces MEDLSAHILDIVENSINASAKRVSIKVTEDAEKDLLTVEIEDNGRGLKEEDVKRVQNPFFTTRTTRRVGLGLPLLKQAAQACGGTMEIVSEEGKGTRVKATFGYSHIDRQPLGDIAEILRIMIQSNPDTDFVYEHKSGDEHYRLDTSEMKGEQEDD; encoded by the coding sequence ATGGAGGACCTGTCGGCCCATATCCTGGATATTGTTGAAAACTCCATCAATGCCTCGGCAAAGAGAGTCTCTATAAAGGTGACTGAGGATGCTGAGAAGGACCTGCTCACCGTAGAGATTGAGGATAACGGGAGAGGCCTGAAAGAAGAGGACGTGAAGAGAGTGCAGAATCCCTTTTTTACCACAAGGACCACCAGGCGGGTAGGCCTTGGGCTCCCTCTCCTGAAGCAGGCGGCACAGGCCTGCGGAGGAACAATGGAGATAGTCTCTGAGGAAGGGAAAGGCACGAGGGTGAAGGCCACCTTCGGTTATTCCCATATTGACAGGCAGCCCCTGGGAGACATCGCGGAAATATTGAGAATAATGATCCAGTCAAACCCTGACACGGATTTTGTCTATGAGCACAAGAGCGGGGACGAGCATTATCGTCTCGATACATCGGAAATGAAAGGGGAGCAAGAAGATGATTAA
- a CDS encoding PHP domain-containing protein: MDLHIHSCLSPCGELEMTPGMIVMEAKKKGLHAVAICDHNSAENVVAAQRAGERNGIRVLGGIEVTSREEVHVLSLFEDNESLFELQRIIYENLEGENDTEAFGYQIVTDEEDEPSELNEHLLIGATKLSINAIVKEIHRLSGLAVASHVDREGFGIITQLGFIPPSLKLDALEISPRITYEKARKTLAVGAFPLITSSDAHRLEEIGKSFTRVLVEDVTVEELRKAFLGVEGRKILEGEEGMAHASRGACRS, translated from the coding sequence ATGGATCTGCATATTCATTCGTGCCTTTCACCCTGCGGGGAACTGGAGATGACGCCCGGGATGATAGTGATGGAGGCGAAGAAAAAAGGTCTCCATGCAGTGGCGATATGCGACCATAACTCGGCGGAGAACGTCGTGGCCGCGCAAAGAGCGGGAGAAAGGAACGGGATAAGGGTTCTGGGCGGCATAGAGGTCACCTCCAGGGAGGAGGTCCATGTGCTCTCCTTATTCGAAGACAACGAGAGCCTCTTTGAGCTCCAGAGAATCATCTATGAGAATCTTGAGGGTGAGAATGATACCGAGGCGTTCGGCTATCAGATCGTCACCGATGAAGAGGATGAGCCTTCGGAGCTGAACGAGCATCTCCTGATAGGAGCGACGAAGTTGTCAATCAATGCAATTGTAAAAGAGATACACAGGCTTTCCGGGCTGGCAGTGGCATCGCATGTGGATCGCGAGGGTTTCGGAATAATAACCCAGCTGGGCTTTATTCCCCCTTCCCTCAAGCTCGATGCCCTGGAGATATCGCCCAGAATTACTTATGAGAAAGCCCGTAAAACTCTTGCGGTGGGCGCGTTCCCTTTGATAACCTCATCGGATGCCCACAGGCTGGAGGAGATCGGCAAGAGCTTCACCCGGGTGCTCGTTGAGGATGTGACTGTTGAAGAGCTGCGGAAAGCTTTCCTCGGCGTGGAAGGCAGAAAAATACTTGAAGGCGAGGAGGGAATGGCCCACGCTAGTCGTGGAGCCTGCCGGTCATAG
- a CDS encoding serine kinase, producing MGLEVKTARSELEREVTGGYASDLLSDVMANARKDDLWVTLQTHQNIVAVATLKGVAGVILVNDRVPEEDTVQLAEEEHLPLLVTGLPAFEIIGRLYEMGIKGSR from the coding sequence ATGGGTCTCGAAGTGAAAACGGCGCGCTCGGAACTGGAACGGGAAGTCACCGGGGGTTACGCGAGCGATCTGCTCTCCGACGTGATGGCCAATGCCCGGAAAGACGACCTCTGGGTCACGCTGCAGACCCACCAGAATATCGTGGCTGTCGCCACGCTGAAGGGCGTCGCCGGCGTGATCCTCGTCAATGACAGGGTCCCGGAAGAGGACACTGTCCAGTTGGCCGAAGAGGAGCATCTGCCTTTACTGGTTACCGGGCTTCCGGCTTTCGAAATCATCGGCAGGCTCTACGAGATGGGTATCAAAGGCTCGCGGTGA
- a CDS encoding CBS domain-containing protein — translation MIDDSIEEKFSKVHSLAYELKVEDVYVKNLVTIGPDATMEDLKEMLRQKKISGIPVVNGEKMVGIISIEDLIRCLVEGKIGEPVSNWMNKEVKSVYSDEILMQAIMKFSKQGFGRFPVIERESDRLLGILTKGNIIKGLLHKLQSSYLEEEIHKIRASHIFEDLLADEMILKFKYKVVGKDFRKAGKASTNFKKSLSRLGIPSAVLQRVSIATYEAEINVVSYTEGGIILATVKPSKITVVVSDRGPGIPDIELAMKPGYSTAPEWVRELGFGAGMGLCNIKKCSDEMKLVSEVGRGTILKFIVNLNQSEGK, via the coding sequence ATGATAGACGACAGCATAGAGGAAAAATTTTCAAAGGTTCACAGTCTCGCCTATGAACTGAAAGTGGAGGACGTCTATGTAAAGAACCTTGTCACCATAGGTCCCGATGCGACCATGGAGGATCTCAAGGAAATGCTGCGCCAGAAAAAGATCTCCGGCATCCCGGTGGTGAATGGCGAAAAAATGGTGGGGATCATAAGCATCGAAGACCTGATAAGGTGCCTTGTCGAGGGAAAGATAGGCGAACCGGTGAGCAACTGGATGAACAAAGAGGTCAAGTCCGTGTATTCTGATGAGATACTGATGCAGGCAATCATGAAATTCAGCAAGCAGGGCTTCGGCCGGTTCCCTGTAATTGAAAGGGAGAGCGACAGGCTCCTGGGAATCCTCACCAAGGGAAACATCATCAAGGGGCTGCTCCACAAGCTTCAGAGCAGCTACCTTGAAGAGGAGATCCACAAGATAAGGGCGAGCCATATCTTTGAGGATCTCCTCGCCGATGAGATGATATTGAAGTTCAAATACAAAGTTGTGGGCAAGGACTTCCGCAAGGCGGGGAAAGCCTCCACCAACTTCAAGAAGTCTCTCTCCAGGCTGGGCATACCTTCAGCGGTCCTGCAGAGAGTCTCCATCGCGACCTATGAAGCGGAAATAAACGTGGTATCCTATACGGAGGGAGGCATTATCCTGGCGACCGTCAAGCCGAGCAAGATAACGGTCGTGGTGAGCGACCGCGGCCCGGGGATTCCCGATATCGAGCTCGCCATGAAGCCAGGTTATTCCACGGCGCCTGAGTGGGTAAGGGAGCTGGGGTTCGGAGCGGGGATGGGATTATGCAATATCAAGAAATGCAGTGATGAAATGAAGCTGGTATCAGAAGTGGGGAGAGGGACTATTCTTAAATTCATAGTGAATTTAAACCAAAGCGAGGGAAAATGA
- a CDS encoding DRTGG domain-containing protein, translating into MELENSVKHELTLGNILEILEADAIVETDDWKETVIASTCASDLMSDVLTLVKPNCLLLTGLTSTQVVRTAEIANLKALCFVRGKLPDEEVIELAREINLPLIATKFSMVESCGRLYCPRLRGITDFGA; encoded by the coding sequence ATGGAACTGGAAAACAGCGTTAAGCATGAGCTCACCCTTGGAAATATTCTTGAGATTCTAGAAGCTGATGCGATAGTTGAGACTGACGACTGGAAAGAGACAGTCATCGCCTCGACATGCGCCTCCGATCTGATGAGCGATGTGCTTACCCTTGTCAAGCCGAACTGCCTTCTGCTCACGGGACTTACGAGCACCCAGGTGGTGCGCACGGCAGAGATAGCAAACCTGAAAGCGCTCTGTTTTGTCCGCGGCAAGCTGCCCGATGAGGAGGTCATTGAGCTTGCCAGGGAGATCAACCTCCCTCTTATCGCGACAAAATTTTCCATGGTCGAGAGCTGTGGAAGGCTTTATTGCCCGAGGCTTCGCGGAATAACTGATTTTGGAGCCTAA
- a CDS encoding NADH-ubiquinone oxidoreductase-F iron-sulfur binding region domain-containing protein, translating into MPYRTHVMVCAGTECATNQSFKIKEVFEEELKKKELQNEVLIVMTGCKGSCAVGPVVIVMPDEVFYQKVKPEDVPHLVEEHLLKGRPVQKLMYKPPEEKVPVPTLSDIDFFKRQTLIVLRNRGLIDPEKIDEYIARDGYKALAKALSQMKPQEVIEEIKKSGLRGRGGGGFPTGRKWESRAKMEGDFKYIVCNADEGDPGAFCDRSAIESDPHSVLEGMIIGAYAIGACKGYIYTRNEYPLAIERLEKAIDAAREYGLLGEGIFDTNFSFDISIFRGAGAFVCGETTALVASIEGKPPEPRQRPPRTALWGRPTVINNVETWATVPQIILRGSEWFASIGTEKSKGTKIFSLVGNINDAGLVEVPMGITLREIIYEIGGGIPKKKKFKAVQTGGPSGGCLPESLLDQPVDYDSLIEAGSMMGSGGMIIMDENTCMVDVARYFTNFLKDESCGKCASCRDGLIAMSDVLEDICKGEGKESDIELLEDLAQTVSSASLCGLGKTAGNPVRSTLRYFKDEYLAHVKDKKCPGGVCKVLIEYHIDAEKCKACGLCIKACPNEAITGAKKTAHVVEQAKCLKCGACHEACKFEAVVIR; encoded by the coding sequence ATGCCATACAGGACACATGTGATGGTCTGTGCCGGCACTGAATGCGCCACAAACCAGTCATTTAAAATAAAAGAGGTCTTTGAAGAGGAACTGAAAAAGAAAGAACTGCAGAACGAGGTGCTCATAGTGATGACAGGCTGCAAGGGTTCCTGCGCCGTGGGCCCCGTCGTGATTGTGATGCCCGACGAAGTCTTCTACCAGAAGGTAAAGCCCGAAGATGTCCCTCATCTTGTAGAAGAGCATCTCCTCAAGGGGAGACCCGTTCAGAAGCTCATGTACAAGCCTCCCGAGGAAAAGGTGCCGGTGCCCACGCTCTCCGATATCGATTTTTTCAAGCGTCAGACCTTGATTGTGCTGAGAAACAGGGGCCTCATCGATCCCGAGAAGATTGATGAATATATCGCCCGCGACGGTTACAAGGCCCTTGCCAAGGCCCTGTCGCAGATGAAGCCCCAGGAAGTGATCGAGGAGATTAAGAAGTCGGGCCTGAGAGGAAGGGGCGGCGGCGGTTTCCCCACGGGGAGAAAATGGGAAAGCCGCGCAAAGATGGAAGGAGACTTCAAGTACATCGTCTGCAATGCCGATGAAGGCGATCCCGGCGCCTTCTGCGACAGAAGCGCCATTGAGTCTGATCCCCACTCTGTCCTGGAAGGAATGATCATCGGTGCCTATGCGATCGGCGCCTGCAAGGGCTATATATACACCAGAAATGAATACCCCCTTGCCATCGAGAGGCTGGAAAAAGCCATAGATGCCGCACGAGAGTACGGATTGCTGGGGGAGGGGATTTTTGACACCAATTTCAGCTTTGACATCTCCATCTTCAGGGGCGCAGGGGCATTCGTGTGCGGTGAGACGACGGCTCTCGTCGCGTCCATCGAGGGGAAGCCTCCCGAGCCGAGGCAGCGTCCCCCCAGGACCGCGCTCTGGGGCAGGCCGACAGTCATCAACAACGTGGAAACCTGGGCAACGGTGCCGCAGATAATCCTCCGGGGCTCTGAGTGGTTCGCCTCCATCGGTACGGAAAAGAGCAAGGGGACAAAGATATTTTCGCTCGTAGGGAACATCAATGACGCCGGGCTCGTGGAAGTACCCATGGGGATCACCCTGAGAGAGATAATCTACGAAATCGGCGGCGGAATACCCAAAAAGAAGAAATTCAAGGCCGTCCAGACCGGCGGGCCTTCAGGGGGCTGCCTCCCGGAGAGCCTGCTGGACCAGCCTGTTGACTATGACAGCCTCATTGAAGCGGGCTCCATGATGGGCTCCGGCGGCATGATAATCATGGACGAGAATACCTGCATGGTTGACGTGGCCCGGTATTTCACCAATTTTCTGAAAGACGAGTCATGCGGTAAATGCGCCTCGTGCAGGGACGGCCTCATTGCCATGAGCGACGTCCTTGAGGATATCTGCAAGGGAGAGGGAAAAGAAAGTGACATAGAGCTTCTCGAAGACCTTGCCCAGACGGTTTCGTCGGCTTCACTGTGCGGGCTGGGTAAGACTGCCGGCAACCCGGTCCGTTCCACGCTGCGCTATTTCAAGGATGAATACCTTGCCCACGTCAAGGACAAGAAATGCCCGGGCGGCGTATGCAAAGTGCTGATAGAATATCATATTGATGCGGAAAAATGCAAGGCCTGCGGGCTCTGCATCAAGGCCTGCCCCAATGAGGCCATCACCGGCGCGAAAAAGACGGCCCATGTCGTTGAGCAGGCGAAGTGCCTCAAGTGCGGTGCCTGCCATGAAGCCTGCAAGTTCGAAGCGGTGGTCATCAGATAG
- a CDS encoding (2Fe-2S) ferredoxin domain-containing protein, with protein sequence MAKLKFEDIDKIKEKVRKETYVREGEAKAKITVHMGTCGIAAGARKVMSALMEAFEKQGIKEVILTTSGCAGLCSKEPMMTVEIKDQAPVKYISLTAEKALKILEEHALKGNIVKEFALAVGSETIA encoded by the coding sequence ATGGCAAAGCTTAAGTTTGAGGATATCGACAAGATCAAGGAAAAGGTGAGGAAAGAGACCTATGTGAGGGAAGGCGAGGCAAAAGCCAAGATTACCGTTCACATGGGAACATGCGGCATCGCGGCAGGGGCGAGGAAGGTCATGAGCGCCCTGATGGAAGCGTTTGAAAAGCAGGGAATAAAGGAAGTGATTCTCACCACTTCAGGGTGCGCCGGCCTCTGCAGCAAAGAGCCGATGATGACCGTGGAGATAAAGGACCAGGCACCGGTGAAATACATAAGCCTCACGGCGGAAAAAGCCCTCAAGATTCTCGAGGAGCACGCGCTGAAAGGCAACATAGTGAAAGAATTTGCCCTTGCCGTGGGAAGTGAAACAATAGCATAG
- a CDS encoding NAD(P)H-dependent oxidoreductase subunit E, translated as MEVGKVDLNKEKLPKMQEILGRHGGQKGGLVSILHDVNSAFTYLPEDCLRYVSYEMQVPLSMIYHIATFYHAFRLTPIGKYLITICKGTTCHVKGAPKIIDAFERELAVKMDETTKDRLFTIGEALCLGCCGLAPVVKINEEFYGGVTIKDVSKIIGDYRAKEAAHGKA; from the coding sequence ATGGAAGTCGGGAAAGTGGACCTCAACAAGGAAAAGCTTCCGAAGATGCAGGAGATTCTGGGAAGGCATGGGGGGCAGAAAGGGGGCCTTGTCTCCATACTCCATGACGTCAACTCGGCATTCACCTACCTCCCTGAGGACTGCCTGAGATATGTGTCTTACGAGATGCAGGTCCCCCTGAGCATGATATACCATATCGCCACGTTCTATCATGCCTTCAGGCTCACCCCCATAGGGAAGTACCTGATAACGATCTGTAAAGGCACCACATGCCACGTCAAGGGGGCGCCGAAAATCATTGACGCCTTTGAAAGAGAGCTTGCGGTGAAAATGGACGAAACCACGAAGGACCGGTTGTTTACCATCGGCGAAGCGCTCTGCCTGGGGTGCTGCGGCCTGGCCCCCGTGGTGAAGATTAATGAGGAGTTTTACGGCGGGGTGACGATAAAGGATGTATCCAAGATCATAGGTGATTATAGAGCGAAGGAGGCGGCCCATGGCAAAGCTTAA
- a CDS encoding CoB--CoM heterodisulfide reductase iron-sulfur subunit B family protein, producing the protein MKLGYFPGCLADSSAREYDMSLKAVFHKLGLELEEVHDWNCCGAFEASCVNQILATALPARNLALFSKNHETLVISCAACYSNHAKANFHVKEDPAFREKIENVIEDKIAQIEVRHPLEIMRDMPPEKIRNEVKKPLKGLKFIPYYGCNFLRPSKVLKADNPENPTLMEGIIEALGGEALPFPLKARCCGGALLMADKPLSLKMTTKLWEEAQKLKPDAIVVLCPQCSMTLETLADEIESVKEKIPVIYFTQLIGLAFGIDPEELGLSKNLISTEALVEHVEKIKA; encoded by the coding sequence ATGAAGTTAGGATATTTTCCCGGCTGTCTTGCCGACAGTTCCGCCAGGGAATATGACATGTCTCTGAAGGCGGTTTTTCACAAGCTCGGCCTTGAGCTTGAGGAAGTGCACGACTGGAACTGCTGCGGAGCTTTTGAGGCCTCCTGCGTGAACCAGATCCTGGCCACGGCGCTGCCTGCCCGGAACCTGGCCCTTTTCAGCAAGAATCACGAGACCCTGGTGATTTCCTGCGCCGCCTGCTACAGCAACCACGCAAAGGCAAATTTCCATGTGAAAGAGGACCCCGCCTTCAGGGAGAAGATCGAGAATGTCATCGAGGACAAGATAGCCCAGATCGAGGTAAGGCACCCCCTGGAGATTATGAGGGACATGCCGCCGGAAAAAATCAGGAATGAGGTAAAAAAGCCCCTGAAGGGCCTGAAGTTCATCCCTTACTATGGCTGCAACTTCCTCAGGCCTTCCAAGGTCCTCAAGGCGGACAACCCCGAAAACCCCACGCTCATGGAAGGGATTATCGAGGCCCTGGGCGGGGAGGCCCTTCCCTTCCCCCTCAAGGCGCGCTGCTGCGGCGGCGCCCTTCTGATGGCGGACAAGCCTCTTTCACTCAAAATGACGACAAAACTGTGGGAGGAAGCACAGAAACTGAAGCCCGACGCCATAGTCGTGCTCTGCCCCCAGTGCTCAATGACCCTGGAGACTCTTGCAGACGAGATAGAATCGGTCAAGGAGAAGATACCGGTCATCTATTTCACTCAGCTTATCGGCCTCGCCTTCGGAATTGATCCGGAAGAGCTGGGGCTCTCGAAAAACCTTATCTCCACTGAAGCACTTGTGGAGCACGTCGAAAAAATAAAAGCCTGA
- a CDS encoding 4Fe-4S dicluster domain-containing protein, with the protein MREVIDVEKLDPDFKYEIAKEPGGEMIMRCFACGTCSAGCPVREIDDGYNPRKIIRMALLGMKDKVLESDFIWQCAHCYQCHQRCPQDVRFTDIIGAMRSLAIKDAKKKGKRIKAPGYVFARSFMTCTELFGKVWEPALLPLFFLGTANLKGLIDYMPLGMKFFPKGKIRVIPPVPLVGTSSKVRNIKKRAEEANK; encoded by the coding sequence ATGAGAGAAGTAATTGATGTGGAGAAACTGGATCCCGACTTTAAATACGAGATAGCCAAGGAGCCGGGCGGGGAGATGATAATGCGCTGCTTTGCCTGCGGCACATGCTCGGCGGGATGCCCCGTGAGGGAGATAGATGACGGCTACAATCCGAGAAAGATAATCAGGATGGCTCTTCTCGGGATGAAAGACAAGGTCCTGGAATCTGATTTCATCTGGCAGTGCGCCCACTGTTACCAGTGCCACCAGAGATGCCCCCAGGACGTCCGCTTCACCGATATCATAGGGGCCATGAGAAGCCTCGCCATCAAGGATGCGAAAAAGAAGGGAAAGAGAATCAAGGCTCCCGGCTATGTATTTGCCCGCAGTTTCATGACCTGTACCGAGCTCTTCGGGAAGGTCTGGGAACCGGCGCTCCTTCCACTGTTCTTCCTGGGCACGGCAAACCTGAAAGGCTTAATCGACTATATGCCCCTTGGAATGAAGTTTTTCCCGAAAGGCAAGATCCGCGTCATCCCTCCAGTTCCCCTCGTGGGAACAAGCAGCAAGGTGAGGAACATCAAAAAGAGAGCAGAGGAGGCAAATAAATGA
- a CDS encoding [Fe-Fe] hydrogenase large subunit C-terminal domain-containing protein, producing the protein MTSPEFHYSHQIISNRCKGRLDCLRACPTKALRYRNGKIVFLEKFCIYCGICLHSCKEKVFIPDLNVLEDSKAFEYKIVIPSPVLYTQFGENVHPLLIHEALKRIGFNEVVDIFKMNNEVDLALKLHLETYRGPRPIISIYCPAVVRFVQVSYPNLIEHLSKFDVPMELLAREVKKQYSAKLAIPPERIGIAFISPCLAKAVSIKQPAGADHSWFDITISIRDVYNLLLPEILEIQKEKKFMPPHDYYFGEDSSFFNHVTLFEEQEKCLYVTGLDNIKKIFEDIENGELMNILYLEPMACLLGCVNGVLCVQNPYIASHNSLQLSHRFSMGYAFNERRIKENLRRGHYFHERPVLPRSTRPEEHDISISIKRMRQKERIYMKLPHKNCGLCGSPDCETFAEDCAYGEQDLSECIFFKMNLTGRSEPCGMSGQ; encoded by the coding sequence ATGACATCCCCCGAATTTCACTATTCACACCAGATCATCAGCAACCGCTGCAAGGGCCGCCTCGACTGCCTCAGGGCCTGCCCCACAAAGGCCCTTCGTTACCGTAACGGAAAGATAGTCTTTCTTGAGAAGTTCTGCATTTATTGCGGGATCTGCCTTCACAGCTGCAAGGAAAAGGTATTCATCCCCGATCTCAATGTCCTGGAAGACTCAAAGGCTTTTGAATATAAGATTGTCATCCCTTCGCCAGTCCTTTATACGCAGTTCGGCGAGAATGTCCACCCTCTCCTCATTCATGAAGCCCTGAAAAGAATCGGCTTCAATGAAGTAGTGGATATTTTCAAAATGAACAATGAAGTTGACCTGGCGCTCAAGCTTCATCTCGAGACATACCGGGGCCCCCGGCCCATCATCAGCATTTATTGCCCCGCTGTGGTGAGGTTTGTCCAGGTGAGCTATCCAAATCTCATAGAGCATCTCTCAAAATTTGACGTGCCCATGGAGCTTCTTGCCCGCGAGGTGAAGAAGCAGTATTCGGCGAAGCTCGCGATCCCCCCGGAGAGAATAGGGATTGCCTTCATCTCCCCATGCCTGGCAAAGGCCGTATCCATAAAACAGCCTGCAGGCGCTGACCACTCATGGTTTGACATCACCATCTCCATAAGAGATGTCTATAACCTGCTGCTGCCGGAGATCCTGGAGATCCAGAAGGAAAAGAAGTTCATGCCTCCGCATGACTATTACTTTGGAGAGGACAGCAGCTTTTTCAATCATGTCACCCTTTTCGAGGAGCAGGAAAAATGCCTCTATGTGACCGGTCTTGACAATATAAAGAAGATTTTCGAGGATATAGAGAACGGGGAGCTGATGAATATCCTCTACCTGGAGCCCATGGCCTGCCTCCTGGGATGTGTGAACGGCGTCCTGTGCGTGCAGAATCCCTATATCGCAAGCCATAATTCCCTGCAGCTTTCCCACAGGTTCTCAATGGGATATGCTTTCAATGAGCGGAGGATAAAGGAGAATCTGAGAAGGGGCCACTATTTCCATGAGCGCCCCGTTCTTCCCCGTTCCACAAGGCCCGAAGAGCATGACATATCCATATCAATAAAGAGAATGCGCCAGAAAGAGCGGATATACATGAAGCTCCCTCACAAGAACTGCGGCCTTTGCGGCTCTCCTGACTGCGAGACTTTTGCCGAGGACTGCGCCTATGGGGAGCAGGACTTGAGCGAATGCATTTTTTTCAAAATGAACCTCACCGGGCGAAGTGAGCCCTGCGGCATGTCCGGGCAATAA
- a CDS encoding ATP-binding protein, which produces MTGAIQMQEETGLELIKIQEVLQATVIVGADLTGRRIKCVYASDLMSDVLAYGKPGSLLLTGLNTVQAVISSHMTEFVAIAVLRGKIPSGDMKRFAEDKHIIMLASPMDTYEACREIDRLQSSPAVCSKGAMTIGKPENVNLHSFQIDGGDFASAGMVSTQIKSILKTIGYHTKLIRRVAIATYEGEMNVVMHAKMAEVTLTTSDNEIVVVINDVGKGIPDIEQAMQEGFSTATREQQAMGFGAGMGLPNMKKNSDELIVSSEVGKGTRVEMKFKVA; this is translated from the coding sequence GTGACCGGCGCCATTCAGATGCAGGAAGAAACAGGCTTAGAACTTATCAAGATCCAGGAGGTTCTGCAGGCAACGGTCATTGTCGGCGCTGACCTGACTGGCCGCCGCATTAAATGCGTCTATGCTTCAGACCTTATGAGCGACGTGCTCGCATACGGCAAGCCAGGCTCCCTCCTTCTCACAGGTCTTAACACCGTGCAGGCCGTCATATCAAGCCACATGACCGAGTTCGTTGCCATAGCAGTCCTTCGAGGCAAGATTCCCTCCGGTGATATGAAAAGGTTCGCAGAGGACAAGCATATCATCATGCTGGCCTCTCCCATGGACACCTATGAGGCCTGCAGGGAGATTGACAGGCTGCAGAGCAGCCCGGCGGTCTGCAGTAAGGGAGCCATGACAATCGGTAAGCCCGAAAACGTCAATCTCCATAGCTTTCAGATAGACGGGGGGGACTTTGCCAGCGCAGGGATGGTCTCAACGCAGATCAAGTCAATATTGAAGACTATCGGTTACCACACCAAGCTTATCCGCCGCGTGGCCATTGCCACCTATGAAGGCGAGATGAACGTCGTGATGCACGCAAAAATGGCCGAGGTGACACTCACCACAAGTGACAACGAGATTGTCGTGGTCATCAATGACGTGGGCAAGGGAATTCCTGATATTGAGCAGGCCATGCAGGAAGGATTCTCGACGGCCACCAGGGAGCAGCAGGCAATGGGGTTTGGCGCGGGCATGGGGCTTCCCAACATGAAGAAGAACTCCGATGAGCTCATCGTGTCTTCGGAAGTGGGGAAAGGAACCAGAGTGGAGATGAAATTCAAAGTAGCATGA
- a CDS encoding serine kinase: protein MKIAELVKSCDLKPLSDMGDKDACGIYISDMLSDVMSSAAASNIWITTQTHKNVVSAANLIDIAAIVVPENREVPQGTVVLANRFGVIILSSPLPADALGKKLAEAGV, encoded by the coding sequence ATGAAAATAGCAGAGCTCGTGAAATCATGTGACCTCAAGCCACTCAGCGATATGGGAGACAAAGACGCTTGCGGCATATATATATCTGATATGCTTTCTGATGTAATGAGCAGCGCTGCCGCCTCGAATATATGGATCACTACGCAGACCCACAAGAACGTCGTATCAGCCGCCAACCTTATCGATATCGCCGCTATCGTCGTGCCTGAGAACAGGGAAGTCCCTCAGGGCACCGTAGTGCTCGCCAACCGTTTCGGCGTGATCATACTTTCAAGTCCTCTCCCGGCAGATGCGCTGGGCAAAAAACTTGCGGAGGCCGGTGTGTGA